A genomic window from Aquitalea aquatilis includes:
- a CDS encoding DUF4145 domain-containing protein — protein sequence MTKQNVVTTPCCACDRDTRHDVLANHIESEYEYRVDTHYQIVECRGCGTKSFRKVIAWIEDVYQVEEDEWEVPKDVITYPSVLKGHKAVPDIDRVPSVVAEIYRQSLEAITVQSSILAGIGLRATIEAICNERKVTGRSLEQRIDKLAKAGLVSTIDADRLHAIRFLGNDAAHEIYVSDPNSLLIALRIIENLIVSLYILDGAASGALDTLIKNYTEFETLLSSKLSVATKGDELPLSRILGRDARRFHGYLKSHETQLISNITSGTYTKLSLGKLDSYAGSKEKFQHFVIL from the coding sequence ATGACTAAACAAAATGTTGTCACCACGCCATGCTGCGCCTGTGATCGTGATACCCGTCATGATGTATTAGCTAATCACATCGAGAGTGAGTATGAGTACCGGGTGGATACGCACTATCAAATCGTCGAGTGTCGTGGTTGTGGAACGAAGAGCTTCCGCAAAGTGATCGCTTGGATTGAGGATGTTTATCAAGTTGAAGAGGATGAATGGGAAGTTCCTAAGGATGTAATAACCTACCCTTCTGTCCTTAAGGGCCACAAAGCAGTTCCTGATATCGATCGAGTGCCAAGCGTAGTTGCGGAAATTTATCGCCAGTCACTAGAGGCGATCACAGTACAGTCAAGCATTTTAGCTGGTATTGGACTGCGTGCCACTATTGAGGCGATCTGTAATGAGAGAAAAGTCACAGGAAGGTCACTAGAGCAGAGAATTGATAAACTAGCAAAAGCAGGTCTTGTGTCAACGATTGATGCGGATCGACTACACGCAATTCGCTTTCTCGGTAATGATGCAGCTCATGAAATTTATGTATCTGATCCAAACAGTCTCCTGATTGCGCTAAGAATTATTGAGAACTTAATTGTTAGTCTTTATATCTTAGATGGTGCGGCAAGTGGTGCGTTAGATACTCTGATCAAGAACTATACTGAATTTGAAACGCTACTGAGTAGCAAACTTTCAGTAGCAACTAAGGGGGATGAACTCCCACTGTCACGGATATTGGGCCGTGATGCTCGTCGTTTTCACGGTTACCTAAAATCACATGAAACCCAGCTTATCTCAAATATAACATCTGGAACCTACACTAAGCTTTCTCTCGGAAAGCTAGATTCATACGCTGGATCGAAAGAGAAATTTCAGCATTTTGTCATTTTATAA
- a CDS encoding abortive infection family protein: MPTLDVCLYDTKIRGKLILALQRAISKQFSETDWTDFGYSSGQHDYIRGHSRLLRSLHFGDEDYGSCVFQILEHLADYDHDAIKQLIDQPKVRRQLNKDSPDILALLGVDIEQVKTDVLPVVSSADVVLRALADAEHLLHANGPVSAVDRLHTALHGYFRSLCADSSIEASKDASITALFKALRTDHPSLQFLGEHDKDMVRVLNGFANALDALNSVRNNASVAHPNENLLDEPEAMLALNATRTVFNYVRTKVS, from the coding sequence ATGCCAACATTAGATGTATGCTTATATGACACGAAGATTCGCGGCAAACTGATACTTGCGCTTCAGCGCGCCATATCAAAACAGTTCAGTGAAACTGACTGGACTGATTTCGGCTATTCTTCTGGCCAACATGATTACATCCGTGGTCATAGTAGACTCCTCCGAAGCCTACATTTCGGTGATGAGGACTACGGTAGCTGTGTCTTCCAAATTTTGGAACACTTGGCAGACTACGACCACGATGCGATCAAGCAGTTAATCGATCAGCCTAAAGTACGCCGCCAACTTAATAAAGACTCACCGGATATCCTTGCATTACTGGGGGTGGACATTGAACAGGTAAAGACAGATGTCCTCCCCGTGGTTTCTAGTGCTGACGTTGTGCTCCGAGCCTTAGCTGACGCCGAGCACCTGCTTCATGCCAATGGCCCGGTTAGCGCCGTAGACAGGCTCCATACGGCTCTACATGGCTATTTTCGTTCACTCTGCGCTGACTCCAGCATAGAGGCATCAAAAGACGCTTCAATCACCGCGCTTTTCAAAGCACTCCGTACTGATCATCCCTCACTCCAATTCCTTGGTGAACACGACAAGGATATGGTCAGGGTACTCAATGGATTTGCTAACGCTTTAGACGCGCTCAACTCAGTAAGAAATAACGCGAGCGTAGCTCATCCGAATGAGAATCTTTTGGATGAGCCTGAAGCAATGCTGGCGCTGAATGCAACTCGAACTGTTTTTAACTATGTTCGGACCAAAGTGAGTTGA